The following proteins are co-located in the Triticum aestivum cultivar Chinese Spring chromosome 1A, IWGSC CS RefSeq v2.1, whole genome shotgun sequence genome:
- the LOC123068631 gene encoding FRIGIDA-like protein 3 yields the protein MATEAASHISGGSDSTTVALLEQLTEVFGKLKSHTEASLQLQSGIQWEDIKVHFLNLEKSYRSKCDELEDKQKALEEQKAGGRRLIAEKEADLSAKERASVNKLQELKDAAVSTLAEVRKKYNVELSEILDANGSKDKKVKTPTDDTNTSLPSDEHNSAKGSGKPSEPSPVEVKPRPALKELCEQMDAKGLLKYISENSKKLAGFRDELCVALKCATDPARFVLDSLEGFFPDQLPGDKNYSAQGQRRSCIVLMEALAHSLGMKEPGGKHPWSSEIMEQAKAIAKEWKSKIAEVDLDASDGYSLEAHAFLQLLTTFNVDLVLDEDELYKIVVAISRRRQTAELCRSLGLTERIPGVIEELIKKHRQIDAVQFIQAFGLSEAFPPAPLVKAYVDEIKGSLNNKGDAGATPSVDDLKNRELVALRAIIKCIEEYKLQKECPLGPLQKRINELKPKGAKRPSGSANRNYAKKQRVSGSGTSAPRRPTGAVAPRRPAAPVGTWQQRAPPPVAAYPDRYGVAADRYHYAPPPAAAYDAATYAAYGGGGEQYRAAAPKPYQYNPGSAAAAAAAASYNNIPQYKVVYGGPGAQPSTAAAGYAPYGGGSVGQQQPQPAASSGGYLSYAAGFGYRPSQQQ from the exons ATGGCGACTGAAGCTGCTTCTCACATCTCTGGCGGTTCGGATTCAACAACGGTGGCGTTGCTAGAACAACTTACTGAAGTATTTGGCAAGCTGAAGTCCCACACAGAAGCATCCCTACAATTGCAAAGTGGCATTCAGTGGGAAGATATCAAAGTACATTTCCTGAACCTTGAGAAGTCATACAGAAGCAAGTGCGATGAACTGGAAGACAAGCAGAAGGCATTAGAAGAACAGAAAGCCGGAGGTCGTAGGCTGATTGCTGAGAAAGAAGCTGATCTTTCTGCAAAAGAGCGTGCTTCTGTGAACAAGCTTCAGGAGCTGAAGGATGCTGCCGTCTCTACCCTAGCAGAGGTGCGCAAAAAATATAATGTCGAGCTTTCTGAGATACTTGATGCCAATGGAAGCAAAGACAAAAAGGTAAAAACCCCAACCGACGACACCAATACATCGCTCCCTTCAGACGAGCATAACTCTGCTAAAGGGTCGGGCAAGCCATCTGAACCTTCACCAGTTGAGGTTAAGCCGCGCCCTGCACTGAAGGAACTCTGTGAGCAGATGGACGCTAAAGGCCTTCTGAAATATATTtcagaaaattcaaaaaaacttgCTGGCTTTCGTGATGAACTTTGTGTTGCACTAAAATGTGCAACTGACCCTGCGCGCTTCGTACTTGATTCCTTGGAGGGTTTTTTCCCAGACCAACTGCCTGGGGATAAAAATTACTCCGCTCAGGGGCAGCGCAGAAGCTGTATTGTTTTGATGGAGGCTCTAGCACATTCACTAGGAATGAAGGAGCCAGGTGGCAAACACCCTTGGAGCTCTGAAATTATGGAGCAAGCCAAGGCAATTGCCAAAGAGTGGAAGAGTAAGATAGCTGAGGTTGACCTTGATGCTTCTGATGGCTACTCATTGGAAGCACATGCATTCCTGCAGCTTCTTACAACTTTTAATGTTGATTTGGTGCTTGACGAAGATGAACTATACAAGATTGTAGTTGCCATTTCTCGTCGCAGGCAGACTGCTGAGCTATGTCGCTCTCTTGGTTTGACTGAGAGAATACCAG GTGTTATTGAGGAGTTGATTAAGAAACACAGGCAAATTGATGCAGTTCAATTCATACAAGCCTTTGGGCTGTCAGAGGCTTTTCCTCCTGCTCCTCTCGTGAAGGCATATGTAGATGAGATAAAAGGCTCACTTAACAATAAGGGGGATGCTGGTGCAACTCCTTCAGTG GATGACTTGAAGAACCGCGAGCTAGTTGCATTGAGGGCCATAATCAAGTGCATCGAGGAGTACAAGCTCCAGAAGGAGTGTCCACTTGGACCTCTCCAGAAACGCATCAACGAGCTGAAACCAAAGGGCGCGAAAAGGCCATCAGGTTCTGCTAATCGCAACTACGCGAAGAAGCAGCGGGTCTCTGGCAGTGGCACTTCAGCTCCTCGGAGGCCCACCGGTGCAGTAGCTCCCCGCAGGCCCGCAGCTCCAGTCGGCACATGGCAGCAGCGCGCCCCTCCGCCGGTGGCCGCCTACCCCGACAGGTACGGGGTCGCCGCCGACCGGTACCACTACGCGCCGCCTCCTGCCGCAGCGTATGACGCGGCCACCTATGCCGCCTACGGCGGCGGTGGCGAGCAGTACAGGGCCGCCGCCCCAAAGCCATACCAGTACAACCCAGGATCAGCagccgcagcagccgccgccgcgtcGTACAACAACATACCCCAGTATAAGGTCGTGTACGGCGGCCCCGGCGCCCAGCCGTCCACGGCGGCAGCCGGCTACGCGCCCTACGGCGGAGGCTCGGTGGGGCAGCAGCAGCCCCAGCCTGCCGCTTCGTCTGGAGGCTACCTGAGCTATGCCGCCGGGTTCGGCTACCGCCCTTCACAGCAGCAGTAG